The nucleotide sequence CGGACCTTCATAGCCCTCAACATCGACGACCAGCGCCGGTTCATCCTCGGCGAGCTCTGCGGGCCGCCCGGTTTCAAACGATAGGATTTCTGCGCTCATGCGGATGCCGTGTTTGCCCGTGCGATCAATGCGTCCAGCTCAGTGCGTGCGGCCGCCCGGTCGAACGGCTGCGGCGTCTTGCGCGCAGCGAGCGCGGCGTTGGCTCGCTCCAGCGCCCGGCCCGACAATTCAGGGGTCTCGCCGGCGACTTCGCGCATCTCCTCGATATTGCCGTTGCAATGCAGGGCCACATCGCAGCCGGCCGCGAAGATGGCGCGGGTCCGTTCGGCGATATTCCCCGACAGCGCGTTCATCGACACGTCATCACTCATTAACAAACCCTGGAACCCGATTACGCTGCGAATCACCTGAGCAATCATTGTCGCAGAAGTCGTCGCCGGATGGGCGGGGTCGACGGCGCTAAACACAACATGTGCAGTCATGGCCATCGGCAGGTCGGCGAGCGGCTTGAACGCCGCGAAATCGGTCCGTTCCAGCTCGTCCCTCGGCGTATCAACCGTCGGCAGCTTGAAATGGGTGTCGGCGGTGGCCCGGCCATGGCCGGGGATATGCTTGAGAACCGGCAGGACGCCGCCCTGCTCCAGCCCCTCGGTGACCGCGCGGGCGATCGCTGCGACCTTGCCCGGTTCGGTGCCGTAAGCCCGATTCCCGATGACGGCATCAGCGCCCGACACCGGCACATCGGCCAGCGGCAAGCAATCCACGGTAATGCCGAGATCGGCGAGATCGGCCGCGATCAGGCGGGCACTGAGGCGCGCAGCCGTCAGTCCAAGCGCCGAATCAGTGTCGTACAAGCTCGAGAAAATCGCGCCCGGCGGATAGACCGGCCAGTGCGGCGGCCCCAGCCGCTGCACCCGCCCGC is from Bradyrhizobium xenonodulans and encodes:
- the nagZ gene encoding beta-N-acetylhexosaminidase, which produces MSTRAFITGVSGTELTAVEREFIRDQRPWGFILFKRNVDTPAQVAALVAELRAVAGTGDAPVLIDQEGGRVQRLGPPHWPVYPPGAIFSSLYDTDSALGLTAARLSARLIAADLADLGITVDCLPLADVPVSGADAVIGNRAYGTEPGKVAAIARAVTEGLEQGGVLPVLKHIPGHGRATADTHFKLPTVDTPRDELERTDFAAFKPLADLPMAMTAHVVFSAVDPAHPATTSATMIAQVIRSVIGFQGLLMSDDVSMNALSGNIAERTRAIFAAGCDVALHCNGNIEEMREVAGETPELSGRALERANAALAARKTPQPFDRAAARTELDALIARANTASA